From Candidatus Culexarchaeum yellowstonense:
CTCCCATCCGAATAATACTTCAAAAAATCCCTAGCCATCATACAATTAAATTTAGACGATAACCCACCATAAAAACATGATGCCATAGGAGTGCAAAGTAAAAACCTTTATAAACATTTAGCATTATAGAGGGCATTGAAATCTACAATATGGTGGTATAGGGTGAAGTATGAAAAACTATTCTCAAAAACATCCGGATACCTAAAACCATCAGAAATAAGAAGGCTACTAAAATGGGCTACCCAAAAGGATATAATTAGCTTTGGAGGGGGGATTCCAGACCCAAAAAACATACCAAAAGAGGAGCTTGCAGAAATTACGAGAAGAATTATATTGGAGTATGGTGAGGAAGCACTCATATACGGCCCAACAAGGGGGAACAATGTATTACTAGAGGAAGTCATGAAGTTCATGAATAAAAATGGCGTAAAAGTTAAGGGGGTGGAGGAACTAGTAATACTGACTGGAAGCCAACAGGGATTAGATCTATGGGCTAGAATTCTACTCAACCCTGGAGACATAGTATTTGTTGAAGCCCCAACATATCTAGCCGCATTAAATGCCTTTGCACCATACCAGCCAAACATAATTGGAATACCATTAGATGAGAATGGCATGAGAACAGATGTATTGGAGGAGAAGATAAAGGAGAACATTATGAGGAAGAGGAAGATAAAGTTCATATATACAATACCCACATGCCAAAACCCATCAGGATACTCCATGAGCCTTGATAGGAGGAAACACCTAATGGAAATAGCATCAAAATACGACCTCCTAATATTGGAGGACGACCCATACAGCTACTTCCTATACGAGAAGGTTGAAACAACATCATTAAAATCCATGGACAATGAAGATAGAGTGGTATTCATGAGTACATTCAGCAAAATGATTGCACCAGGACTTAGAGTGGGATGGATGGCTGGAAACGAGAAGATAATAGAGAAGATAATATTGGCTAAGGAAGTTGCAGACTTATGCACATCACCACTAAGTCAATATATAGCGGCAGAAGCCCTTAAAACGGGATTAATGGAGAAACATCTACCAAGAATTAGGGAGATATA
This genomic window contains:
- a CDS encoding PLP-dependent aminotransferase family protein, whose amino-acid sequence is MKYEKLFSKTSGYLKPSEIRRLLKWATQKDIISFGGGIPDPKNIPKEELAEITRRIILEYGEEALIYGPTRGNNVLLEEVMKFMNKNGVKVKGVEELVILTGSQQGLDLWARILLNPGDIVFVEAPTYLAALNAFAPYQPNIIGIPLDENGMRTDVLEEKIKENIMRKRKIKFIYTIPTCQNPSGYSMSLDRRKHLMEIASKYDLLILEDDPYSYFLYEKVETTSLKSMDNEDRVVFMSTFSKMIAPGLRVGWMAGNEKIIEKIILAKEVADLCTSPLSQYIAAEALKTGLMEKHLPRIREIYREKRDVMMNSLETYMPKGSKWVKPVGGMFIFAWAPEGVDTELIAQKAIEKYKVAYVPGRPFYPDGSVRNAMRLNFTYPSKEQIVEGVKRLSQAIKEENK